AAAATAATTATTAAGCACAAAGAAGACAATTGCCACGCAAATCAGCCCAGCAATAATATAACCCACTGTTGGCGGGATATAACTAAACCCAAACGTTGTTACCCAACTGTCATCAGGCACACGCGGGTCCTTTGCGCTTATTTTCTGCGTTAGCCCTCGGAAGATAAACAAACCTGCCAGAGTAACTATAAAGGCTGGCATGCGGAAAAAGGCCACAAGAAATCCCTGCCATAATCCAAGGGATAAACCAATCAGCAGCGCCAACGGGACAGCTACATTTGCTGTCCAACCCAATCCATTTTCCGGGTCAAGCATAAAGGCGCACGCTCCAACAACAACAGCCAGCAGGGAACCCACTGATAAATCAATATTACCGGAGACAATTACCATGGTCATACCGGCCGCAAGAATCATCCAGATAGCCATATCCCGGCTAAGCTTGGCAATGCTCTCTCCGCTAAAATAAAAGTCTCCTACCTGCCAGCGGAAAAAAAGCCACATGGCCACGAGAATAAAAACCATAGACAAAAGGCGCAAATCAACACTTTTAGTTTCTTTCTTTTTAAGATTAGTCTGTTTCTCTGCTGTTTTCATGTAGCTACTCCCATAATCTTATCCGGAGTTGCGTCCTGACGGCTGAATCTGCCTGATACGCATCCTTGACGAAGCACCAATATCCTATCAGCAACTCCCAATATCTCCGACAATTCACTTGAGACCATGACCACGGCCATGCCCTGCCTTGTCAATTCCCCTATCAGTCGGTGTATCTCTGACTTAGCTCCAACATCAATGCCGCGGGTAGGTT
This is a stretch of genomic DNA from bacterium. It encodes these proteins:
- a CDS encoding D-xylose ABC transporter ATP-binding protein (with RbsBCD acts to import ribose into the cell; RbsA contains 2 ATP-binding domain), with amino-acid sequence PTRGIDVGAKSEIHRLIGELTRQGMAVVMVSSELSEILGVADRILVLRQGCVSGRFSRQDATPDKIMGVAT